ACCCCTTACAACAGCACCCGAGAGAATAACCCCAGCAGTTGCAAATAGGAGAAAGAGAAAGGTACGGATTCCTTTATCTGGACAGAATATCAGATTTCCCATGAGACTCCTCCCAATATGAGTGTTACGCTTCTCTGGTTAAATAGGGTATCATACTCGCCTCGAATGGGAAGCCTATGATGGAAGCAAGAATCGTCTTATCAACCATTGCAGACAAGGAGCTGGGAGAATCGTTACTTACTCAACTCGTTTCCGAGGGCCTCATCGCCTGTGGGAATTTGGTAGCGGCAGGGGTTTCAATATACCAGTGGGAAGGGAAAATTGAAAAAACCGACGAGTGCCTACTGATTCTCAAGACCCAGTTAAAGTCCCTTGAAAAACTAGAGGAACAGTTTCATTCGATTCATCCCTATGAGGTTCCTGAGTTTGTCGTTCTTACTCCTGAATCGATATCATCGCCTTATCTACGCTGGCTGTTGGCTAACAGTAACGGTTGTTAGGCAACAGAAATTCTTCCTCATCTATCACTACGAGACCAAAGGGGGAGACCCCAAGGAGCGTGCAGAACAGACTTCATATAAACATGCACGATTTATGCTGTGACGAACAAAGAAGTGTTTTCGAGATTTCTTTACTCATCAGCATTATCCAACTCTTTGGCAGCGCCACCTCGCCTATCCAGGATGACTGACACAGACGGCGTAGTAGTATCTAGGGAAGATAGCCCTCCGTTGGAAACACTTGGCGACGGCACTGTTGGAGCAACTGGCGCATGGGGAGCAGTTGGAACAGGTGCTACCGGGACGGGGCCGACAGTAGTGATAACCTTGTGCCTCTTGCCACCACGCTCAACACTTTCACCAGGCAACACCGGTGGCAAACGCGTGTCTCTCCAGTCCGAACTCGTAGCCTTCGGTTCACCTTGAACAGGAGCCACTGCCTGTATCTGCGAGTTGGTCTTTCGCGGCGACTGAAAATGGCGCTCTCTTCCGGCACCGTCCTCGTCCGCGAGCAGAGGACTCGCAGCGAGGAAAGAGAAGCCGAGCATAGCCCCAAAAAGACCCGCTGCTAACGATTTGGGGAATCGACTCTGAGCGAACAAGATTTTAAATCTGGCATGCATAATTCACCTCTTTGCTAATCTCTCGTCAGTATATCATAGTCTTATCAATGAGCTGTAGAACAGTTGTTTTCATATCCGGCAGAGGCTCTAACCTCAAGGCTTTGCTCGCAAATCAGAGACACTTCTCGGTTGAGTGCGTATTGAGCAATCGAGAAGACGCGGCTGGGCTAATGTTTGCCGACGCTCAAGGCATCCCTACATTCACCGCACCTCGAGATGCATTTAACTCTGTGCGTGAACAAAAATCTGCGTTGTATAAAAAGACTGAAGAGTTACAACCCGACTTGATTCTTTTAGCGGGCTATATGCAAATTATTGATGCAGACTTTATCCATCAATATGAGAATCGCATTCTCAATATTCACCCTTCCCTTTTGCCGGCATTTCCGGGGCTTGAACCGCACCGAAAAGCAATTGAATCTGGTGCGCAGGACCATGGATGCACTGTGCACCTCGTCACACCCGAAGTCGATAGTGGCCCACTACTTGCTCAAATGAGCTGTGAGATACGGCAAGAAGAAACAGAGGAGTCCTTGGCATCACGGGTATTAGAATTGGAACATCAGCTCTATCCGTGGGTAGTGAACGCAATCGCTGGGAAAGAACTTATCTATCATGCTGATGGAAGACTAGAGAGTTCTGATGCTCTAAAGAAAGAGGCTACTGAGCGGAAAATTACAATCGCTCCCTAAGACCGCTCCCGAAGGCCTGGATGGTCATGTGGCCTTTACTCCCGAATATACTTCAGGTCTGGAGATCAGCTCATCTCTCATTACGAAAACCGCACTCGATGATTCTCATATTGCGCTGATGGCGTAATATCGAGCACACACCCCCCCTTTTCTCTCAGGTTTGTTCTGAGCTATGATCTAAACGAATCAAACACGACTCAGGAGGGGACGATGGGAATACGCGAGGTGAAATATTTAGGGCATTCAGCTGTACTCATCAATTACAACGAGAGCGTCATTGCGATAGACCCTTGGCTCGTCAATAATCCTGCATGCCCAGATGCATTGAAAACTCCCGAGCAGGTTGATCTTATTATTTTGACCCACGGACATAGTGATCATGCAAGTGAAGCCCCTGAACTGGCCAAGAGAACGGGGGCCGAAATAGTCGCAACGTACGAACTCTGTAACATCATGATCAGCGAAGGAGTTGATGGCTCTAAAGTTCACTACATGAATAAGGGTGGGACTATTGGGTGGAATGGACTCCAGATCACTCTTACTGATGCGAAGCACTCGAGTTCGTATGACCTTCCATCAGGCCCAGTGTACGCAGGAGAAGCATGTGGAATCATCGTGAACGATGGAACCACAACTCTTTACCATGCAGGAGATACTCTCCTCTTTAGGGATATGGAAAGTATCCGAGAACTCTACCATCCAGAGATCGCACTGCTTCCTATCGGCGATCGCTTCACTATGGGTCCGCATGAGGCTGCAAAAGCAGCGACCTTACTCGGCGTAAAGCACGCGATTCCAATTCATTACGGCACATTCGACCTCTTAACTGGAACTGCCGAGGAGTTCGTAACAGCGTGTAGCAAGTACGAAGTGGAGCCGCGGATCTTGGCTCCAGGAGAGACCTTCTCCATCTCATAGTGTGAACCTATGCTTTCTTCTCTCGTTTTGATACATTGCTATTTTCGCTCTATGGCATGAAATCGAAGCGATGAGAGGAATAAAGCTCGTGAAGGCGTCTCAATCATAAAAAAAACTCAGATATGAAAAAGCAACATCCAACGATTCTTCTTCTTGGCAATAACTCAGGGCGCAATCTTGGTGACGCTGCCATTCTCTCAGCTATTCTCGAAACAGTAACCAAAGAGATGCCAGATGCTCAATTTCTCGTCCCCAGTATTAAGCCTCAGTTCATTGATGCGCACTACGGGGCGCAGTATAACGTGAAAGGAATAAACTGCATGCCGTGGACTGGAAGTCTTCGGCTTTTTGGTCTTCCTACAGTTGCTGCTATTGCGAGAAGTGATGCCGCTCTCATCTGCGATGGAATTATCTTTGGCAAAGGATTTTGGAACCCCGCTTTTAACTTTCTCATCACACTTTTCCTCCTTTTACCTTTTTTCAAGCTCTTCAAGTGTAAGTTGGTTTGCTACAACTGTGGAATAGGACCGTTCCCAAGTGCTGTGAGTCGTAAGGCAGCTCGCATCGTTATGGATGGCTCTGACCTCGTTACCCTTCGCGATGAGGACAGCAAACAGCTCGCCGAAGATATCGGTGTTACTCAACCCCTATTGGTGACGGGAGACTCTGCCTTTACAAATCCTGTATCCTCAGATGATCGCGCGCAGGAGATATTAGAGGAGAATGGAATTCCGCTTGATGCACCACTACTCGGCATCAATGTGACTGTTTACATAGACTCTTGGTTGAAACCGGAAGAGCGGGTAGCTGGGGCTGACACGCTCTTGCACAAGATTGCAGAAGCAGCGGAGCGGCTAAAAGAGGCTGCCGGGGCATATCCCGTTATTTTCTCGACTCAGCCCATGGATGAGGCAACCTCTCATAAGCTTGGAAAGATGATCAATGCCCCGGTTATTGATAACTCGCGCTATCTCAGCCATGACATTCAGGCAGTTATGCGTCGCTGTGAACTCCTCGTAGGAATGCGATTCCACTCCCTTGTTCTTGCCTCTGCAGTTGGAGTGCCAGTTGTAGGGATGATTTACGCTCCCAAAGTACGTGGCTATTTACGCTTATTACGGTGCGCTGAGTATGGATTAGAGCTTCAAGATATCACCTCGGGAGCGCTGTTTGCTAAGCTGCCGAAAGCCTGGAGCGAACGAATACAGGTAAAAACTCGTCAACAGGAAATTGTAAAGGGCTTAACTCATGGAGCAGAATCAGCTGCTCGACTACTTCGAGAAGTGATAACAGGAGAAAGCCCGACAGTAGAGAATCAAACGAGCTGCCATTCAGTCAGTTAACTTTGAGAGAGAGCAAAGAGCGGTATCTCTGTGACAACATGTTAGGGAACAGTCCCGTCGCTTCCAAAAAAAATTTCAAGAAGCCCACTCTTCAATCTTCCATTACTTATCGTTCAGGCTCTCTGGTATCTGCTGAAAGTCATACCAACCATCCATAGCTCCTGCTAACTCCATAGTACTCGTATGATGGTAAGAGGCTTAGGATATGACACAACGACCGCTAGGCAGACTGTTTCTTATGATCATGTGCTCTCTGCTTGGCCTGTTTTTTTTATTTGGAAGCTGCTCTCTCTCCCTTCCTCCGACACTGAAGAGCACTCGGATGAGAGTTCAAGAACTCCAGCAAGACCCATTCATTCAAGAGTATGCTCATGAAGAGATGGCTGAGGCTGAAAGGGCTATGAGGTATGCAGAACTCCGTTGGGAAGAAGTTCAAGATCCCGAAGAGGTCAGCATGCTTACAAGACAAACAGAACGATTACTAGATGATACTATGGTTATTGCTGAAGAACGCGCTTCGCTCCAAAATGGAGCCCAACGAGCACGTCTCCGCTTTCGACAACCCTCTGACTCACATTCTTCCTCAGAGGGAGTTTTCAATCCACAAAAGCTGAATATTGAGCACAGCGCTATTGGCTTAGAAACTAGGCTCAAAGACCAAGCAAAGAGTCCTGACAAAGAAATCTACCTCTCCCTCCGAAGTGACCTTTTGTTTGAACACAACACAGATCTGCTGAATGAAGAAATACCTCTCTCTCTTGAACCGATCGTTTCTTACCTTGCGACACATCCCGAACAGCACATTCGCATTGAAGGCCATACTGATAGCACGGATGATATGGTATTCAACAAGGAGTTCAGTGAGGCAAGAGCACGGCGCATCGTGAACTTTCTAACCGAGCGAGGGATTGCAAGGACGAGAATACAGTTTCAGGGGCTCGGAGAGGAATACCCAGTTGCATCAAATAGCACCTCATCAGGAAGATTACGAAATCGCAGGATCGACCTCTTCATTTTTACTCCCAAAAATTAGAACAATCTCAGATCTAGAGGTCACACATTGGATAAATAGCCCATAACCATAAGGATGGATTATGAGAATAACAGGGCACACGGGAGAGAACATGGGTCGAAAATATCGGCTATGGACCTCTTGCGGCAACAAGACCCGAATGCCGACTCCAGCCAACTGAGCGATACTCTTCAAAGAATTAAGGCTATCTGTAAAGCTCGCCCAGATACGTTCTCAGAACTTACCGCGTCTCTCAGTGTAGAATTTACTCTTTTTGAACACCCCTCTCTTTCATTTCGTAACAACGTACAAAAAGACCGCGTAATGAAGCTTTGGGATGAAGCGACGAGAGCTGTCCCAGTAGAACACCATGACATCAAAAAACTAAGCTCCCTTGAAGAAATGGTTCGATCTGGGTGGAAGATTTCTCTAGCAGAAAAGCAAATGATGGAAACTGCTGCAATACAGATTAGAGAACATGGAGTAGAAAAAGGATATCTTCTTGATTCTGAAAAATCTCTCTTAAATGAGGCGTCGAAATATCGAGAAGATTTCGATGCTCGCCTTCCTAAGGGTCCAACCTTTGAGGAACTTGGTCTTGTCTGGAAGTGGAACAACGAACGGTGGGAGCCGGCTCATCATAATACCCGTTTTCGCAACTCAACGTTCGCTACCCTACCGCCGCGGTATTTTCAGGAGTGTCGAAAACGTCTTAAAAGCGGAGCAGCCTCTCCCGAGTCTCAAATCCTCGATGATATCTACAAGAGGTGCATTGACCTCCAGAAAAAGGGTTCTTCCAACGGAAAAAACTGGGACGCCTTTCTCAGCGAGTTACAAACGCGGTATCCGACCCCCGATTCACGTTCTGAGGACCCGGGTTCGCAGGTCTCACCGCCCTTTTGAGAGTGGACAAAACTCCCCCCATCTATATGAAATCATTGATAGAAGATAGCGATGTGCAATTCAGCGAACGATGTTCTATAACCAAGGGGAGGAACTGGGATTAACGTAGGGGGGATCTGTTCGTTCCCTATCATGGAATCCCACGTCAATTCTTCTTCATACTAAGATTCTTATCTGATGGATGAGTGACTATGCCTAACTTTGATGACCGAGAGCAACACGATCAAAACATCCCAGACTTACTTTCGGATAGTTCGCTTACTGGTCCTTCACTCACGGAACCAGCTTGGGTGCTCGACTCTGTACAGGCGACCAACACCATTGCCATGGGACTCGATTATGGCTTTCTCAAAACGGCACGATTCTTTTGTGAGACCAGAGAAATTGTATTTATCCATGCGGACGAATGCGCTCCCACTCAGAAGTTTGATATTCCTGATGTGGTCTTTCGAGAACTTCTACGCACATTTTGTGCTCGAGCAGAGTACCAAGACGATCATAAAGAACTGAGGGTATCAGATATCACCTACCAGACTTCAGGCGGAGAAGAACGGAATATCTCGGTCTATAGCGACTATAACCGACTCAATCTCAAATCGAGTCAAGAAGGGTGGTCAATAACCGAAATTTCGCTGAAACAAGGCTCCGTTCAGAAGAGTTATCCAAAAGACTCGGAGCTAGGACATCTGGAAGAAGTATTTCAAAGAATAAAAGCTTCCTCTAACGTGACGGCGCTGTATTATCAAATTGAGGAGCAATTACAGAGCCCGACTTCACCCAATACCGAGGAAGCCCACCTCCGGATCATCGATCGAAATGGCTCTGAACAGGTATTTATCGAAGATTTCAAAACCGCAGAGGCTGCTGAAGAAACGATGGAATACCTCGAACAGAGATTGTCCGGAATTGGATTTCACCTCAACAGCTACTATAAGAAAGAGGATCCTCTTTCCCTTCCATACTGGAGGTTGCAAATTCATCGCATTGCCATGTAATGCTCTGTTCTCTTACCTCTAGGGGGCAGTCGATAGGTTAGAATAGTTGATTACTAATTCACGAGGATGTTTGCCAGTAGTGAGAGTCGCATCATGATCAGACAAGAGAACTTGAAGAGCTTTCGAAGCTTCTTGAACATCATGATCGGTATCGAAAGATAGGTTCCAGCTTTGTACTATGAATTCGGAGTCCGCATCTCGCCCAAGAGTTATACAATCACTCTGTAGGCCACGAGCAGCTAAAAAACTCGTATGAGGGTCTACAACCGTTTCTAATAGGCTTCGCAATGCATACTCTCCAATTTCTCTATTCCCTTCTCCTCTGCTCTTACAACCTTGCCCCTCTTTCGCTTGAACTCCATTTTGCTTATTTTTCTTCACCCTTTGCACATAAGCTTTCGGATCGATAATCTCGCTGGTGCTCAGTGGTGGATTAGACAAGATCGCGTCTCTTGTTATTTCTGGAAACATACGATTGATACGTGGCCAGAAAAGCGCTCCATAATCGTACTGGAAATAAAAAAGCCGCTTTATGCTCAGAGGGATCTCGCACGCATTGGCTTGTGGCTTTAACCGAAAACTCTCTGGGAGAGCCGTTTGTCGTGATACTGCTTGGAGCTTCCCGAGGTAACGATCTTCGACATTCAGCGCTTCGCCTTCAAGCATGGCACCGAGAGCAAGCGCAGAATCGGTGAAAATGCCCCTGAATCGCTCATCATTCGAAAAATCAACTTGTTCCCGTTGAAGGAAATGCACTGCCTCATGTACGAGTATGGGAAACGGCACATCAAACCAATTAGGGATAAAAATGGTATTTCTCGTGGGAGAGTAAAAGGCTGATGCCTCTCGTGTATAGGCTGCAAAGATACATGCAGCATAAGAATAGTCGCTTGGTATTAGTCCAATTCGCTTAAAGATCCTGCTCTCAATCTCAAGCTCTTCAGTTGTAACCTCTGCTGCAAGCAGCTCGCTACCGATCTGTACAAACTCATGACGCGTTAGACTTTGACAAAGCGGAAGAGCGTTGCCTGGTCTTCCTAACAACTGACGCGCTTCCTTTACTGCAAGGACGATTGCTGCGCATGGATCAGGTGTAGTTTCTCTCTGTGCTACTGGCAATCTGAAACATCCAGTACACACCAATAGAATCAGGAATGTGCTAAAAGCGAGTGTCTGCCGTCTGCGATTATGATGAAAGAAAATCATCTTTCTTTGTCTCTGGCTGGTGTTGTATTACTGACATAGCCGTAGCGACCATGCCAGCTATATCAGAGACATTACTTGGAAGCAGCATCGTATTATTCGCCTTTGCAAGCTTACCAAATTGCAACAGATAGTTTTCTGCCACTCTCAGCTGAACGGCTTCAAATCCACCGGGAACATGAACTGCTGCTGCAACTTGCTTTAATCCCTCGGCAGTCGCTTCTGCGACAGATAGTATTGCAGCTGCCTCCCCCTCCGCTTCATTAATTTGTTGTTGCTTCGCTGCTTCTGAGGCTTTAATCACTTTCTGCTTTTCACCTTCAGCATTGTTGATGGCAGCATCCCTCTCCCCCTCAGAGGTGAGAATCACCGCTCGCTTCTCACGCTCCGCACGCATCTGCTTTTCCATTGCATTGATAACATCTTGAGGTGGCGTAATGTTGCTAATCTCATACCGAAGCACCTTAATACCCCACGGCTCCGTTGCTTTATCAAGTTCACTTACCACTTGAGTATTTATCTGAGCGCGCTCCTCAAACGTTTTATCGAGATCGATTCGTCCAATTTCACTACGAAGTGTCGTCTGGCATAGCTGAGATATGGCAAAAACAAAATTATCAATGCCGTATGAAGCTCGCTCCGCATTGAGCACTTTGAAATAAATTACGCCATCTATGCCGACCTGAACATTATCTCGCGTGATACAGATCTGTTCTGGAATATCTGCAGCAACTTCCTTAAGAGAGTGTCGGTATCGAACAACGTCAATGAAGGGAATGAGGATATGAAACCCAGCTCCCAGTGTTGAATGGAACTTCCCCAGACGCTCAACAACGTATGCGCTCTGCTGAGGAACAACCAGTGCTATCTTGAAAATAATAAAAATTGCCAATACGACAAAGACGAGCACTACGCTAAATGTTGCTCCCATTATTCTTCGCTCCCTGATTCTCTAGTAAGACGCCTTACACGTAATTCAAGCCCCTCAACGGCCTCTACAATACACTCAGAGCCAGCTGCGATAACCTCTGAGTCGGTATTATATGCACTCCAAGAGCTCCCTCTCATATCCACTTTCCCTCGTGCTTGAGGAGGCAGATCAGCACTTGCAATTGCTTTCCCGCCGACGACCTCATCCATATCGGTAAAGGATTTTGTTACAGCAACCCTTTTTACAAGTCGTTGACGAACAACGGTTAAAAATCCAAGGGCGAGCACGGCAAAGGTCAACCAGGACATCCAAGGCTGTGAAAAGAGCTCAAGTCCCGTGAGAGCGCTCACAACAAGTGCTGAAACGCCAAGAAAGAAGAGAAAAAAATCAGCCGGCACTACCATCTCGAAAGCAAGAAGTATAAAGCCAGCTATCGCCCATCCCCACCATTCCATAAGTAATTCTCCTGAAGATTCAGGTCGGACAGAGTGGAAAGAGACTTGAACTGAATAGCCCTAAGATAAAACGACGGTACACGGGGAGGGGCTAAATTCCCGTTCGCTTTTTTAGCTCTCGAGCTCCTCGAGAAACGGTTGCAATCCCCACCCCGAGCTTTGCTGCAATATCACGCTGGGTGTATCCTTGCTCAAGGAGGCGCAGAATCTGATAGCGGTGCGAAATCTCCTCCAGCTCACGAGGGGTCAAAATCTGCTCGAGGAAATCAAGCAACTCGTCCCTTCCCTGAACCTTATGCAGTTCCTTGATAAACTCCTGAACCGGCTTATTTTTTTTCATCACTCCTTTAACCCTTCCTCGATTGACAACAGGTTTGTTTCAGCGTACTAGTACGGCGAGTAATTGGAGCCATCACTATGTACCATCGAAACACACCTCGTCCAGAGAATTCTAATCCAGACCCCCTTCATGGTGAACCCATTAATCAAGAAACTCACCTCGCCAGAGAGGCATCCAGACCGTTTGCAGAAGAGCACTTTTTGAGTAAAGGATTTAATTCCCTGCCTTTTGGAATCCATCAACCCTCTACCGCTGCTGGACCCATGCTCCTTCACTATCCTCAGAACACGCATGTGTATCCCGTTTTCTCAGGAGGATGCATCGCTCTCGTTGGTGGAGAACGTTTTGTTTCTGCGTGGGGTGGCTCTAAGCCCCTTGGTGTGGTGATGCTTGAATCGTGTACCGAGGAAGATGTAATTCGTGTAGTGAGTGCTCTCGGAAGCGAAGTAAAAAATATCTCTAGACTCTCAATACCTCTCGAACAACACGAAAAGATTTCTACTCATGAAGTCGGTGACACTGTTCCAGATACAAAGGTCTTCTCCGCATCAATTCCTCCAATGATGGCGACATACATTGCGTTCACGGCAAGAAGCGTGGAGTTTCTGAAGAGAGGCTCATCCCCTGAATCACCCCTTCTCACTATCTCTCTATAAGTTATCGAAAGATCTCGAACCGTGAGTTGCAAACCCTAATATGTCTTGCTCCCAGCTACTTCGGCAACTTCCCAGAGAAATATTCAGCAAGCCGATTGGCTGGAAGACGCACTCCCAAATAGAACTTCCCAAACTCTCCGTAAAGAGAAGTCGCATCATCAAAACGCATCTCGTACACCAAATCTTTAAAATTCTGCGGTGATTCAGAGAAGAGATCTACCCCCCACTCCCAATCATCAAATCCAATGGAACCAGTAATGACCTGCCTTACCCGGCCAG
This genomic window from bacterium contains:
- a CDS encoding divalent-cation tolerance protein CutA, which produces MMEARIVLSTIADKELGESLLTQLVSEGLIACGNLVAAGVSIYQWEGKIEKTDECLLILKTQLKSLEKLEEQFHSIHPYEVPEFVVLTPESISSPYLRWLLANSNGC
- a CDS encoding phosphoribosylglycinamide formyltransferase encodes the protein MSCRTVVFISGRGSNLKALLANQRHFSVECVLSNREDAAGLMFADAQGIPTFTAPRDAFNSVREQKSALYKKTEELQPDLILLAGYMQIIDADFIHQYENRILNIHPSLLPAFPGLEPHRKAIESGAQDHGCTVHLVTPEVDSGPLLAQMSCEIRQEETEESLASRVLELEHQLYPWVVNAIAGKELIYHADGRLESSDALKKEATERKITIAP
- a CDS encoding metal-dependent hydrolase — its product is MGIREVKYLGHSAVLINYNESVIAIDPWLVNNPACPDALKTPEQVDLIILTHGHSDHASEAPELAKRTGAEIVATYELCNIMISEGVDGSKVHYMNKGGTIGWNGLQITLTDAKHSSSYDLPSGPVYAGEACGIIVNDGTTTLYHAGDTLLFRDMESIRELYHPEIALLPIGDRFTMGPHEAAKAATLLGVKHAIPIHYGTFDLLTGTAEEFVTACSKYEVEPRILAPGETFSIS
- a CDS encoding DUF4398 domain-containing protein, with the protein product MTQRPLGRLFLMIMCSLLGLFFLFGSCSLSLPPTLKSTRMRVQELQQDPFIQEYAHEEMAEAERAMRYAELRWEEVQDPEEVSMLTRQTERLLDDTMVIAEERASLQNGAQRARLRFRQPSDSHSSSEGVFNPQKLNIEHSAIGLETRLKDQAKSPDKEIYLSLRSDLLFEHNTDLLNEEIPLSLEPIVSYLATHPEQHIRIEGHTDSTDDMVFNKEFSEARARRIVNFLTERGIARTRIQFQGLGEEYPVASNSTSSGRLRNRRIDLFIFTPKN
- a CDS encoding paraslipin, with the protein product MGATFSVVLVFVVLAIFIIFKIALVVPQQSAYVVERLGKFHSTLGAGFHILIPFIDVVRYRHSLKEVAADIPEQICITRDNVQVGIDGVIYFKVLNAERASYGIDNFVFAISQLCQTTLRSEIGRIDLDKTFEERAQINTQVVSELDKATEPWGIKVLRYEISNITPPQDVINAMEKQMRAEREKRAVILTSEGERDAAINNAEGEKQKVIKASEAAKQQQINEAEGEAAAILSVAEATAEGLKQVAAAVHVPGGFEAVQLRVAENYLLQFGKLAKANNTMLLPSNVSDIAGMVATAMSVIQHQPETKKDDFLSS
- a CDS encoding NfeD family protein translates to MEWWGWAIAGFILLAFEMVVPADFFLFFLGVSALVVSALTGLELFSQPWMSWLTFAVLALGFLTVVRQRLVKRVAVTKSFTDMDEVVGGKAIASADLPPQARGKVDMRGSSWSAYNTDSEVIAAGSECIVEAVEGLELRVRRLTRESGSEE
- a CDS encoding transcriptional regulator — its product is MKKNKPVQEFIKELHKVQGRDELLDFLEQILTPRELEEISHRYQILRLLEQGYTQRDIAAKLGVGIATVSRGARELKKRTGI